One Cyclopterus lumpus isolate fCycLum1 chromosome 7, fCycLum1.pri, whole genome shotgun sequence DNA window includes the following coding sequences:
- the tegt gene encoding probable Bax inhibitor 1, whose protein sequence is MHVFDRNINFDSLLKFSQISHSTQVHLKNVYSSLALCMFVAAAGSYVHVVTRLFQGGVLSVLGSLGMMFWLAMTPHNSETEKKRLAILAGFAFLTGVGLGPTLDFVIAVNPSIIVTAFMGTAAIFVCFTLSALYAKRRSYLFLGGTLMSGLSLLFLMSVMNMFFGSVMLFKAHMYLGLLIMCGFVLFDTQLIIEKAENGDKDYIWHCVDLFLDFITIFRKLMVILAMNDKEKKKEKK, encoded by the exons ATGCACGTGTTTGACCGCAACATCAACTTTGACTCCCTCTTAAAGTTCTCCCAAAT ATCTCATTCCACCCAGGTGCACTTGAAGAATGTGTACTCCAGCCTGGCACTTTGTATGTTTGTGGCTGCAGCTGGCTCCTACGTCCATGTTGTCACACGCCTCTTTCAG GGAGGAGTGCTGTCTGTACTCGGCTCCTTGGGGATGATGTTTTGGCTCGCCATGACGCCACACAACTCTGAAACGGAGAAGAAGAGACTGGCTATCCTCGCAGGGTTTGCATTCCTCACAG gtGTCGGCCTCGGCCCCACACTGGACTTTGTCATCGCTGTCAATCCGAG CATCATCGTGACTGCTTTCATGGGAACCGCTGCAATTTTCGTTTGCTTCACTCTCAGCGCTCTCTATGCCAAACGCAGGAGCTACCTGTTCCTTGGAG GCACACTGATGTCTGGCCTTTCCCTCCTGTTCCTGATGTCTGTGATGAACATGTTCTTTGGATCTGTGATGCTGTTTAAG GCACACATGTACCTCGGGCTGCTCATCATGTGCGGATTCGTCCTGTTTGACACTCAGCTCATCATTGAGAAAGCAGAGAATGGAGACAAGGACTACATCTG gcACTGCGTGGACTTGTTCCTGGATTTCATCACCATCTTCAGAAAACTCATGGTCATCCTTGCCATGAACGATAAG gagaagaagaaggaaaagaagtaA